From Haemorhous mexicanus isolate bHaeMex1 chromosome 1, bHaeMex1.pri, whole genome shotgun sequence, one genomic window encodes:
- the LOC132338554 gene encoding feather beta keratin-like, with protein sequence MACNSLCRPCGPTPLANSCNEPCALQCQDSRVIIDPAPVLVTLPGPIMTSFPQNTAVGSTSSAALGTELNAQGQPISGGFGGFGYGLGYGRGFGYGLGGLGCYGRRGGYIC encoded by the coding sequence ATGGCCTGCAACAGCCTCTGCCGTCCCTGCGGACCCACCCCACTGGCCAACAGCTGCAacgagccctgtgccctgcaatgcCAGGATTCCCGTGTCATCATCGaccctgcccctgtgctggtcaccctgccaggacccatcatgacctccttcccccagaacacCGCCGTCGGATCCACCTCCTccgctgctctgggcactgagctcaatgcccagggacagcccatctCTGGTGGCTTTGGTGGCTTTGGCTATGGCCTTGGCTATGGCCGTGGATTTGGCTACGGGCTGGGAGGCCTGGGCTGCTATGGCAGAAGGGGCGGCTACATCTGCTAA
- the LOC132338572 gene encoding feather beta keratin-like, which translates to MACYNRCSPCGPTPLANSCNEPCALQCQDSRVIIDPAPVLVTLPGPIMTSFPQNTAVGSTSSAAVGTELSVQGQPISGGFGGFGYGLGYGRGFGYGLGGLGCYGRRGGYIC; encoded by the coding sequence ATGGCCTGCTACAACCGCTGCAGTCCCTGCGGACCCACCCCACTGGCCAACAGCTGCAacgagccctgtgccctgcaatgcCAGGATTCCCGCGTCATCATCGaccctgcccctgtgctggtcaccctgccaggacccatcatgacctccttcccccagaacacCGCCGTCGGATCCACCTCCTCGGCTGCCGTGGGCACTGAGCTCagtgtgcagggacagcccatctCTGGTGGCTTTGGTGGCTTTGGCTATGGCCTTGGCTATGGCCGTGGATTTGGCTACGGGCTGGGAGGCCTGGGCTGCTATGGCAGAAGGGGAGGTTACATCTGCTAA
- the LOC132338564 gene encoding feather beta keratin-like → MACYNRCSPCGPTPLANSCNEPCALQCQDSRVIIDPAPVLVTLPGPIMTSFPQNTAVGSTSSAAVGTELSVQGQPISGGFGGFGYGLGYGRGFGYGLGGLGCYGRRGGYIC, encoded by the coding sequence ATGGCCTGCTACAACCGCTGCAGTCCCTGCGGACCCACCCCACTGGCCAACAGCTGCAacgagccctgtgccctgcaatgcCAGGATTCCCGCGTCATCATCGaccctgcccctgtgctggtcaccctgccaggacccatcatgacctccttcccccagaacacTGCCGTCGGATCCACCTCCTCCGCTGCTGTGGGCACTGAGCTCagtgtgcagggacagcccatctCTGGTGGCTTTGGTGGCTTTGGCTATGGCCTTGGCTATGGCCGTGGATTTGGCTACGGGCTGGGAGGCCTGGGCTGCTATGGCAGAAGGGGAGGCTACATCTGCTAA
- the LOC132335387 gene encoding feather beta keratin-like: MACNSLCRPCGPTPLANSCNEPCALQCQDSRVIINPSPVLITLPGPIMTSFPQNTAVGSTSSAALGTELNAQGQPISGGFGGFGYGLGYGRGFGYGLGGLGCYGRRGGYIC; the protein is encoded by the coding sequence ATGGCCTGCAACAGCCTCTGCCGTCCCTGCGGACCCACCCCGCTGGCCAACAGCTGCAacgagccctgtgccctgcaatgcCAGGATTCCCGCGTCATCATCaacccttcccctgtgctgatcaccctgccaggacccatcatgacctccttcccccagaacacCGCCGTCGGATCCACCTCCtcggctgctctgggcactgagctcaatgcccagggacagcccatctCTGGTGGATTTGGTGGCTTTGGCTATGGCCTTGGCTATGGCCGTGGATTTGGCTATGGGCTGGGAGGCCTGGGCTGCTATGGCAGGAGGGGTGGCTACATCTGCTAA